The segment CGTCTCCACTTTCCTTCCGTCATCACCGGTCCGTTCAATCACCGACGAACAGCACCCAACTGCCGGGCGTGGCGGCGCACTCGGCGAGCATCCGCCCGAGGTCCTCGACCGCCTCCCGCTGCCCCGGCGTCCGGGCGAGCGCGGCCAGGGCGTCCAGTTCGGCGAGTGCCGCGCCCGCGTCCTGCTCGTTCAGCGCGGTGTCCCCGTAGGGGTTGACCCGGCCCAACCGGCCTTCGCCGTACGGAAGTCGGGACAGAACCAGGGCCAGCTCCTCCCCGTTCCGGTAGGAGCCGCGCAGCGGGCGGGAGCGGCGGTTCGGCCGCTCGGCGTACAGCTCGATCTCAATGCCCATCCCGGCCACCCCCGTTCGCACCCCGGACGGCCGGCACCCCGTCCACCGGAACTCGATCCGCCGGCACCCCCTCCGCCGGAGCTCGATCCGCCAGCACCTCGGCGGCCAGTCCGTCGGCGGCGTCCAGCACGGCCGCCAGGCTCTCCGGGTCGGTGCCGCCGAACGCGAAGAGCCGTTGCGCGCGGAGCTCGAACTCCGGTGGGGCACAGGGCAGTCGGCCGGCCTCGGCGATCGCGCCCTTCTCGTTGACCAGCCACTGCCCGGCCCGCGCGTGCAGGGCGTGCGCCAGCAGTCCGACGGCCCGGAACAGGCAGCCGGCGACGTATCCGGCGTCGCCGCGCTTGGCGCCCTTGCGGGCGTTGGCCAACGCGAAGGGGACCTCCCAGCCGGCGTCGGTTTCCACCGTCCGCGCCAACTCGGCCGGGAACTGCGCCACTTCTCCGCGCAGCGCGGCCAGTTCGCCGTCGGGGTCGGCCAGCACCCGGGCGAGCGCGAGTTCGCCGAGGTACGCGTAGGAGGGCACGCCGTACGGGTGCCCGGCCTGCTGGCCGCTGACGTACCGGCCGTGGCGGGCCTCGGCGGCGTAGTGGCGCACCCGCCGGACGTCCCGGTACAGCCAGTCGACCCGGGCGGGGCCGATGTCCAGCCAGGCGCCGCCGTCCACCCAGGGGCCCCAGTCGCCGGGTTCGGAGACCTCGACCGGTCGGCCGCAGAGTTCGGCGGCGGTCTCGCGCAGCGCGCCGGTGTCGAGCTCCCCGGGCCGGTAGTACAGGCCGAGGTCGTAGTCGGACCCGGGGCCGTGCGCCCCGCGCGCCCGGCTCCCGCCGAGGCAGACCCCGACCACCCCGGCGACCCGCGCCAGCCGCTCCGCGATCCGCTCCAGCTCTCCGGGCGCCAACTCGCCGTCCCCGGACTCCCGCACACCCTCGTCGTTGTCAGTCATCGCCCGCCACCCTGCCGTACCGCACCGCCCGCCGCCAGGCGTTTTCCGCCCCGGGCGTGTCACCCGGCGGCGGCCCACGGCAACGGAGCGCGCGGTGGGGGCGCCGCACCGCCCCCACCGCGCCGCCGGCCGCCGCCCGCGCGGCGGCCGGTTCGGATCCGGACGGAAGGCGGACCGCCCCCGTCTCGCGCGGTCCGCTTCCCGTCCGGTCCTGGTCCGACGGGCGCCCCGGGCGGTCGGCCCGGGGCACCCCTGCTGCCCGGGGCGGGATCAACCCGCCGAGCAGGCCACCCCGTTGAGGGTGAAGCCGGTCGCGGCGGCCGCGTTCCCGGTGTGGTCGGCCTGGAAGCCGAAGCTGGTGGAGCCCCCGGCCGGGATCGCCGCGTTGTACGCCAGGTTGCTGGCGCCGACCTGGCCGCCGGCCGGGCTGACGGTCGCGTTCCAGGCGTTGGTGACGGTCTGCCCGCCGGGCAGCGTGAAGGCCAGCCTCCAGCCGTTCACGGCGCTGGCGCCGGTGTTGGTGACGGTGATGTTCTCGGTCAGCCCGGTGTTCCAGGCGCTGACCTGGGCGCTCACCTTGCACCCGGCCCCGGCCGGCGGCACCGAGGTCGAGGGCGAGGGCGAGGAGGACGCCGAAGCCGAAGCGGAAGCGGACGGGGACGGCGAGCCGGAGCCGGTGCCGCCGAGCGCCGTCACCACCGCGTTGTAGGCGGCCTTCGGCTGGTAGTTGGCGTCGTACATGGTGGCCGCGCCGTAGCCGGAGAAGAAGTCCGGGATCCAGGAGTCCGGGTCGCCGACGCCCCACTGCGAGACGCCCACGCAACCGGCCACCGCGAGGCAGGAGTTGACCACGTAGGCGTAGTCGGTGGCCTGCTGCGCGAGGTTGGCGGCACTGGCCGGGACGGGCATCCGGTCGTCGAGTTCGGTGATGGCGACGTTCACGCCGAGCGCGGTGAAGCGCTGGATGTTGGCCTTCAGGCTGCCGGGCACCTGGCCGACGATGAAGTGGCTCTCGAAGCCGACGCCGTCGATCGGCACGCCCTGCTGCTTGAGCGAGGAGACCAGCTGGTACATGGCGTCGCTCTTCGCGCCCAGGCCCTCGATGTTGTAGTCGTTCAGGTAGAGCTTGGCGTTCGGGTCGGCGGCGTGCGCGGTGCGCAGCGCGTCGGCGATGTAGCCGGTGCCCATCGCGTTGTAGAAGGCGTCGGCGCGCAGCGTGCCGTCCTCGTTGAAGGGCTCGTTGACGACGTCCCAGGAGTAGACCTGGCCCTTGTAGTGGGTGGCCTCGGTGGTGACGTGGTTCTCCATCGCGGCCTGCACCTGGTTGGCGGGCAGGTTGCCGACCCAGGAGGGGAGTTGGCTGTGCCAGACCAGGGTGTGGCCGCGGACCCGCATGCTGTGGGCCTTGGCGAAGGAGACGATCTGGTCGCCGGGGCCGAAGTTGAAGTTCCCGGCGGAGGGTTCGGTGGTGTCCCACTTCATCTCGTTGCCGGGGGTGACCACGTCGAACTGGGCGCCGGCGATGGCGGTGATGGTGGAGCTGTTCAGGTTGGACTGGGTCAGGGCGGTGCCGAAGTAGCTGCCCTTGGCCTCGGCGAGGTCGCGCAGCGTGGTGCCGGCGGCGCCGGCCGGGCCGCTGCCGACGGTGGCGGCGGCCAGCAGTCCGCCGGCGGCGGCGAGGGCGAGCGCGGCGAGGGCTCGCCCGGGACGGCGTGCTGCGTGCGACTGTGCAGCCATGGTTCGTCCTTCCGGGGGGGGTGGGTGGGGTGCCCGGACCGTACGGCGGGCCGCGCGGGCCCGGCAACGACGGGCCGGACGGCCCCGACTCCCCGGGCCACCCACCGGGTTCCGAAAATTTCGAAGGACGTTCGACTCTCGTTCGACGCCCACTGCTCCGACCTGCGGCGGAATACCGAAACGACGAAGCGGCCGCGGGCCCGGGCCACCGGGCCTGCGGCCGCCCCGAGCGGCCGAGCGGACGAGAAAGTTACAGCTCCCGCGCGCCGGCCAGCTCCTTGCCCATGCAGACGCTCTGCTCGTGGTCCTTGTAGTAGCCGAACTTGCCGATCTCGGCGTAGCCCTCGGAGACGTAGAGCGCGATCGCCTCGGGCTGCAGGGTGCCGGTCTCCAGCACCAGCCTGGTCCGGCCGGCGGCGACGGCGCTGGCCTCCAGGTGGCGCAGCACGGCGCGGGCGTGGCCCCGGCCGCGGGCCTCGGGGACGACGTACATCCGCTTGAGTTCGGCGTCGCCGTCGCGCAGGCCGTCGGCGTCGCGCTCCTTGGCGCGCCATCCGCCGCAGGCCACCGGCCGGCCGTCGTCCTGGTAGCCGATCACGAACAGCCCGGCGGGCGGGTCGAAGTGGTCGGCGTGGATGGCGGTCTGGTCGCCGTCGCCGTACCGGCGGACGTACTCCTGCTGGACGTCGGCGGCGAGTTGCTGGGCGTCGGGGTGACCGAAGCCGGTGGTGCGGATCTCCATGACGGCCAAGGGTACGGGCCCGCCCCGACCTGCGGTGGCGGGCCCGTACCGGGCGCCGGACCGGCGGCGAACCAGCCGCGGGCCGGCCGCCGGTCAGCGGCGGGTGAGGCGGGCGACCAGCTCGTCCTTGCCGAACATCCGGGCCGCGTCGAGGGCGGAGGGGGCGCCGGCGGTCGGGTCGGCGCCGTGGGCGAGCAGGGCGTCGACGACCTCGGTGGCGCCCTTGAAGACGGCGCCGGCCAGCGGGGTCTGGCCGTGGTCGTTGGCCCGGTCGGCCTGGGCGCCGCGCTCCAGCAGCGCGGTGACGGCGGCGGCGTGGCCGTGGTAGGCGGCGAGCATCAGCAGGGTGTCGCCGCGGTCGTTGGTGAGTTCGACGGGGGTGCCGGCGTCGAGGTAGGCGGCGAGCAGCGCGGCGTCGCCGGTGCGGGCGGCGTCGAAGAGCCGTCCGGCGAGCTCGATCACCTCCTCGTCGACGCCGGTGCCGACGGTGGTGGGGTCGGCCTGCACGGTGGGGTCGGTCATCGGGGGTGTTCCGCCTTCCGGGTCAGCGGCCGTACGCGCCGTACGGACCGTCACGCGTCCGGCCGTCCGGGCCGGCCCGCGTCTGGTCGTGCCACCGCGAACGCTAGCGGACGGCGCCGGGCCGCGGTGCGGTACCGCCGTACGGGCGAATTCCGGATGGGCGGGGCGCGGCCGCGCCCGGCGCGGGGACGCCTGAGTGCGCCGGTGCGATCCACTGGCCCTGTGCGCGACCGAACAGCGGGACGTATACCGCCGATGCGGGTGCCCGGGTGAGATCCACCCGTTTGCCGCCCCCCATCATCTATTACTTTTTGTCACCATTGAGGCACTTTCTGTTACATCGTCCCGCCCCTCGTGAGGAGCAATCCCGTGATTCTCTCCATCTCCGGCATCGTCCTGTTCGGCGTGATCGCCTTCCTGTTCTTCCGCCGGGACGGCTTGAAGATCTCGCACGCCCTGGTGTGCGCGCTGTTCGGCTTCTACGTCGCGGGCTC is part of the Kitasatospora setae KM-6054 genome and harbors:
- a CDS encoding ankyrin repeat domain-containing protein, encoding MTDPTVQADPTTVGTGVDEEVIELAGRLFDAARTGDAALLAAYLDAGTPVELTNDRGDTLLMLAAYHGHAAAVTALLERGAQADRANDHGQTPLAGAVFKGATEVVDALLAHGADPTAGAPSALDAARMFGKDELVARLTRR
- a CDS encoding GNAT family N-acetyltransferase gives rise to the protein MEIRTTGFGHPDAQQLAADVQQEYVRRYGDGDQTAIHADHFDPPAGLFVIGYQDDGRPVACGGWRAKERDADGLRDGDAELKRMYVVPEARGRGHARAVLRHLEASAVAAGRTRLVLETGTLQPEAIALYVSEGYAEIGKFGYYKDHEQSVCMGKELAGAREL
- a CDS encoding nucleotidyltransferase domain-containing protein, encoding MTDNDEGVRESGDGELAPGELERIAERLARVAGVVGVCLGGSRARGAHGPGSDYDLGLYYRPGELDTGALRETAAELCGRPVEVSEPGDWGPWVDGGAWLDIGPARVDWLYRDVRRVRHYAAEARHGRYVSGQQAGHPYGVPSYAYLGELALARVLADPDGELAALRGEVAQFPAELARTVETDAGWEVPFALANARKGAKRGDAGYVAGCLFRAVGLLAHALHARAGQWLVNEKGAIAEAGRLPCAPPEFELRAQRLFAFGGTDPESLAAVLDAADGLAAEVLADRAPAEGVPADRVPVDGVPAVRGANGGGRDGH
- a CDS encoding endo-1,4-beta-xylanase → MAAQSHAARRPGRALAALALAAAGGLLAAATVGSGPAGAAGTTLRDLAEAKGSYFGTALTQSNLNSSTITAIAGAQFDVVTPGNEMKWDTTEPSAGNFNFGPGDQIVSFAKAHSMRVRGHTLVWHSQLPSWVGNLPANQVQAAMENHVTTEATHYKGQVYSWDVVNEPFNEDGTLRADAFYNAMGTGYIADALRTAHAADPNAKLYLNDYNIEGLGAKSDAMYQLVSSLKQQGVPIDGVGFESHFIVGQVPGSLKANIQRFTALGVNVAITELDDRMPVPASAANLAQQATDYAYVVNSCLAVAGCVGVSQWGVGDPDSWIPDFFSGYGAATMYDANYQPKAAYNAVVTALGGTGSGSPSPSASASASASSSPSPSTSVPPAGAGCKVSAQVSAWNTGLTENITVTNTGASAVNGWRLAFTLPGGQTVTNAWNATVSPAGGQVGASNLAYNAAIPAGGSTSFGFQADHTGNAAAATGFTLNGVACSAG